In the Theobroma cacao cultivar B97-61/B2 chromosome 1, Criollo_cocoa_genome_V2, whole genome shotgun sequence genome, one interval contains:
- the LOC18613112 gene encoding serine/threonine-protein kinase 38-like isoform X1: MDSARSWFLKLQPRDKMRASTRRKGPSASGEGGGEGNDEANMDEEALSNVTKQKVAAAKQYIENHYKEQMKNLQERRERRTILEKKLADADVSEEDQNNLIKFLEKKETEYMRLQRHKMGVDDFELLTMIGKGAFGEVRVCREKTTGHIYAMKKLKKSEMLRRGQVEHVKAERNLLAEVDSNCIVKLYCSFQDEEFLYLIMEYLPGGDMMTLLMRKDILTEDEARFYVAETVLAIESIHKHNYIHRDIKPDNLLLDRYGHLRLSDFGLCKPLDCSTLQEHDFSVGGNINGVTQNDERPSAPKRTQQEQLQHWQKNRRMLAYSTVGTPDYIAPEVLLKKGYGMECDWWSLGAIMYEMLVGYPPFYSDDPMSTCRKIVNWRTHLKFPEEAKLSAEAKDLISRLLCNVNQRLGSKGAGEIKDHPWFQGVDWDRIYQMDAAFIPEVNDELDTQNFEKFEESENQSQTQAKTGPWRKMLSSKDINFVGYTYKNFEIVNGYQVPGMAELKKKNTKPRRPSIKSLFEGESESSDTSDSTTSDQPVQGSFLNLLPPQLEATEKQCGSQ; this comes from the exons ATGGATTCGGCGAGGAGTTGGTTTTTGAAGCTACAGCCGAGGGATAAGATGAGGGCTTCCACGAGGAGGAAGGGGCCCTCGGCCAGCGGTGAAGGAGGAGGAGAAGGGAATGACGAAGCGAATATGGACGAAGAGGCTCTCTCCAATGTCACCAAACAAAAGGTCGCCGCTGCCAAGCAGTACATTGAGAATCATTACAAGGAACAAATGAAGAATCTGCAAGAAAGAAGAGAGCG ACGGACGATCCTGGAAAAGAAGTTGGCAGATGCTGACGTCTCTGAGGAAGATcaaaataacttaataaaGTTCTTGGAGAAAAAGGAAACCGAATACATGCGCCTTCAGAGGCATAAAATGGGTGTTGATGACTTTGAATTATTAACTATGATTGGCAAGGGTGCATTCGGAGAG GTTAGAGTTTGTAGGGAAAAGACAACAGGCCATATATATGCTATGAAGAAGCTTAAAAAATCAGAAATGCTGCGTAGAGGCCAG GTTGAGCATGTGAAAGCTGAAAGGAACCTGCTTGCAGAAGTTGACAGCAATTGCATTGTCAAACTCTACTGTTCTTTCCAAGATGAGGAGTTCCTTTATCTTATAATGGAATATCTACCTGGTGGAGATATGATGACGTTACTTATGAGAAAGGATATCTTGACTGAAGATGAAGCTAGATTTTATGTTGCAGAGACAGTTTTGGCTATTGAATCTATCCACAAGCACAATTATATTCATAG GGATATCAAGCCTGACAACTTGCTATTGGATAGATATGGACACTTGAGATTGTCAGATTTTGGACTATGTAAACCTTTAGATTGCAGTACTCTCCAAGAACATGATTTTTCGGTAGGAGGCAACATTAATGGGGTTACACAGAATGATGAACGCCCATCAGCTCCAAAACGAACACAGCAAGAGCAACTACAGCATTGGCAAAAGAATCGGAGAATGCTT GCTTATTCTACTGTTGGTACTCCCGATTATATAGCTCCAGAAGTCCTCTTGAAGAAAGGTTATGGAATGGAATGTGATTG GTGGTCACTTGGTGCCATTATGTATGAAATGCTTGTGGGATATCCACCATTTTATTCGGATGATCCAATGTCAACTTGTAGGAAG ATAGTAAACTGGAGAACTCATCTTAAGTTTCCTGAAGAAGCAAAGTTATCTGCAGAGGCAAAAGACTTGATTAGCAGACTCTTGTGCAATGTCAATCAGAGACTAGGATCAAAAGGGGCAGGTGAAATTAAG GACCACCCATGGTTTCAAGGTGTGGACTGGGATAGGATATATCAAATGGATGCTGCTTTTATTCCTGAGGTTAATGATGAGCTAGatactcaaaattttgaaaagtttgaGGAG TCTGAGAACCAGAGTCAAACACAAGCAAAAACAGGTCCGTGGAGGAAG ATGCTTTCATCAAAGGACATCAATTTTGTGGGGtacacatacaaaaattttgaaattgtcAATGGTTATCAAGTGCCTGGGATGG ctgagttgaagaagaagaacacgAAACCAAGGAGGCCGTCGATCAAGTCACTTTTTG AGGGTGAGTCAGAGTCATCAGATACTTCAGACTCGACTACTAGTGATCAGCCTGTTCAAGGGAGCTTTTTGAATCTGTTGCCTCCCCAACTGGAAGCCACTGAAAAGCAGTGTGGATCCCAGTAA
- the LOC18613112 gene encoding serine/threonine-protein kinase 38-like isoform X3: MDSARSWFLKLQPRDKMRASTRRKGPSASGEGGGEGNDEANMDEEALSNVTKQKVAAAKQYIENHYKEQMKNLQERRERRTILEKKLADADVSEEDQNNLIKFLEKKETEYMRLQRHKMGVDDFELLTMIGKGAFGEVRVCREKTTGHIYAMKKLKKSEMLRRGQVEHVKAERNLLAEVDSNCIVKLYCSFQDEEFLYLIMEYLPGGDMMTLLMRKDILTEDEARFYVAETVLAIESIHKHNYIHRDIKPDNLLLDRYGHLRLSDFGLCKPLDCSTLQEHDFSVGGNINGVTQNDERPSAPKRTQQEQLQHWQKNRRMLAYSTVGTPDYIAPEVLLKKGYGMECDWWSLGAIMYEMLVGYPPFYSDDPMSTCRKIVNWRTHLKFPEEAKLSAEAKDLISRLLCNVNQRLGSKGAGEIKDHPWFQGVDWDRIYQMDAAFIPEVNDELDTQNFEKFEESENQSQTQAKTGPWRKLS; the protein is encoded by the exons ATGGATTCGGCGAGGAGTTGGTTTTTGAAGCTACAGCCGAGGGATAAGATGAGGGCTTCCACGAGGAGGAAGGGGCCCTCGGCCAGCGGTGAAGGAGGAGGAGAAGGGAATGACGAAGCGAATATGGACGAAGAGGCTCTCTCCAATGTCACCAAACAAAAGGTCGCCGCTGCCAAGCAGTACATTGAGAATCATTACAAGGAACAAATGAAGAATCTGCAAGAAAGAAGAGAGCG ACGGACGATCCTGGAAAAGAAGTTGGCAGATGCTGACGTCTCTGAGGAAGATcaaaataacttaataaaGTTCTTGGAGAAAAAGGAAACCGAATACATGCGCCTTCAGAGGCATAAAATGGGTGTTGATGACTTTGAATTATTAACTATGATTGGCAAGGGTGCATTCGGAGAG GTTAGAGTTTGTAGGGAAAAGACAACAGGCCATATATATGCTATGAAGAAGCTTAAAAAATCAGAAATGCTGCGTAGAGGCCAG GTTGAGCATGTGAAAGCTGAAAGGAACCTGCTTGCAGAAGTTGACAGCAATTGCATTGTCAAACTCTACTGTTCTTTCCAAGATGAGGAGTTCCTTTATCTTATAATGGAATATCTACCTGGTGGAGATATGATGACGTTACTTATGAGAAAGGATATCTTGACTGAAGATGAAGCTAGATTTTATGTTGCAGAGACAGTTTTGGCTATTGAATCTATCCACAAGCACAATTATATTCATAG GGATATCAAGCCTGACAACTTGCTATTGGATAGATATGGACACTTGAGATTGTCAGATTTTGGACTATGTAAACCTTTAGATTGCAGTACTCTCCAAGAACATGATTTTTCGGTAGGAGGCAACATTAATGGGGTTACACAGAATGATGAACGCCCATCAGCTCCAAAACGAACACAGCAAGAGCAACTACAGCATTGGCAAAAGAATCGGAGAATGCTT GCTTATTCTACTGTTGGTACTCCCGATTATATAGCTCCAGAAGTCCTCTTGAAGAAAGGTTATGGAATGGAATGTGATTG GTGGTCACTTGGTGCCATTATGTATGAAATGCTTGTGGGATATCCACCATTTTATTCGGATGATCCAATGTCAACTTGTAGGAAG ATAGTAAACTGGAGAACTCATCTTAAGTTTCCTGAAGAAGCAAAGTTATCTGCAGAGGCAAAAGACTTGATTAGCAGACTCTTGTGCAATGTCAATCAGAGACTAGGATCAAAAGGGGCAGGTGAAATTAAG GACCACCCATGGTTTCAAGGTGTGGACTGGGATAGGATATATCAAATGGATGCTGCTTTTATTCCTGAGGTTAATGATGAGCTAGatactcaaaattttgaaaagtttgaGGAG TCTGAGAACCAGAGTCAAACACAAGCAAAAACAGGTCCGTGGAGGAAG ctgagttga
- the LOC18613112 gene encoding serine/threonine-protein kinase 38-like isoform X2: MDSARSWFLKLQPRDKMRASTRRKGPSASGEGGGEGNDEANMDEEALSNVTKQKVAAAKQYIENHYKEQMKNLQERRERRTILEKKLADADVSEEDQNNLIKFLEKKETEYMRLQRHKMGVDDFELLTMIGKGAFGEVRVCREKTTGHIYAMKKLKKSEMLRRGQVEHVKAERNLLAEVDSNCIVKLYCSFQDEEFLYLIMEYLPGGDMMTLLMRKDILTEDEARFYVAETVLAIESIHKHNYIHRDIKPDNLLLDRYGHLRLSDFGLCKPLDCSTLQEHDFSVGGNINGVTQNDERPSAPKRTQQEQLQHWQKNRRMLAYSTVGTPDYIAPEVLLKKGYGMECDWWSLGAIMYEMLVGYPPFYSDDPMSTCRKIVNWRTHLKFPEEAKLSAEAKDLISRLLCNVNQRLGSKGAGEIKDHPWFQGVDWDRIYQMDAAFIPEVNDELDTQNFEKFEESENQSQTQAKTGPWRKMLSSKDINFVGYTYKNFEIVNGYQVPGMAELKKKNTKPRRPSIKSLFGTSGLIEQLKA, encoded by the exons ATGGATTCGGCGAGGAGTTGGTTTTTGAAGCTACAGCCGAGGGATAAGATGAGGGCTTCCACGAGGAGGAAGGGGCCCTCGGCCAGCGGTGAAGGAGGAGGAGAAGGGAATGACGAAGCGAATATGGACGAAGAGGCTCTCTCCAATGTCACCAAACAAAAGGTCGCCGCTGCCAAGCAGTACATTGAGAATCATTACAAGGAACAAATGAAGAATCTGCAAGAAAGAAGAGAGCG ACGGACGATCCTGGAAAAGAAGTTGGCAGATGCTGACGTCTCTGAGGAAGATcaaaataacttaataaaGTTCTTGGAGAAAAAGGAAACCGAATACATGCGCCTTCAGAGGCATAAAATGGGTGTTGATGACTTTGAATTATTAACTATGATTGGCAAGGGTGCATTCGGAGAG GTTAGAGTTTGTAGGGAAAAGACAACAGGCCATATATATGCTATGAAGAAGCTTAAAAAATCAGAAATGCTGCGTAGAGGCCAG GTTGAGCATGTGAAAGCTGAAAGGAACCTGCTTGCAGAAGTTGACAGCAATTGCATTGTCAAACTCTACTGTTCTTTCCAAGATGAGGAGTTCCTTTATCTTATAATGGAATATCTACCTGGTGGAGATATGATGACGTTACTTATGAGAAAGGATATCTTGACTGAAGATGAAGCTAGATTTTATGTTGCAGAGACAGTTTTGGCTATTGAATCTATCCACAAGCACAATTATATTCATAG GGATATCAAGCCTGACAACTTGCTATTGGATAGATATGGACACTTGAGATTGTCAGATTTTGGACTATGTAAACCTTTAGATTGCAGTACTCTCCAAGAACATGATTTTTCGGTAGGAGGCAACATTAATGGGGTTACACAGAATGATGAACGCCCATCAGCTCCAAAACGAACACAGCAAGAGCAACTACAGCATTGGCAAAAGAATCGGAGAATGCTT GCTTATTCTACTGTTGGTACTCCCGATTATATAGCTCCAGAAGTCCTCTTGAAGAAAGGTTATGGAATGGAATGTGATTG GTGGTCACTTGGTGCCATTATGTATGAAATGCTTGTGGGATATCCACCATTTTATTCGGATGATCCAATGTCAACTTGTAGGAAG ATAGTAAACTGGAGAACTCATCTTAAGTTTCCTGAAGAAGCAAAGTTATCTGCAGAGGCAAAAGACTTGATTAGCAGACTCTTGTGCAATGTCAATCAGAGACTAGGATCAAAAGGGGCAGGTGAAATTAAG GACCACCCATGGTTTCAAGGTGTGGACTGGGATAGGATATATCAAATGGATGCTGCTTTTATTCCTGAGGTTAATGATGAGCTAGatactcaaaattttgaaaagtttgaGGAG TCTGAGAACCAGAGTCAAACACAAGCAAAAACAGGTCCGTGGAGGAAG ATGCTTTCATCAAAGGACATCAATTTTGTGGGGtacacatacaaaaattttgaaattgtcAATGGTTATCAAGTGCCTGGGATGG ctgagttgaagaagaagaacacgAAACCAAGGAGGCCGTCGATCAAGTCACTTTTTG GAACTTCAGGTTTGATAGAACAGCTTAAGGCTTAG